One part of the Flavobacterium johnsoniae UW101 genome encodes these proteins:
- a CDS encoding type VI secretion system Vgr family protein produces the protein MARFSDQVKITIDDFSKNVVYYDLGITQKMMDHHYFSFVWQHAAEAVIDPLKQAAAIRRYQGREVIFTFKSLTGIQLMAKGIITNLESYDVGGSPGGLYVKGISHTILLDDLKKARTFLDRNLQEIALDIFANETAGEFYNREAIAPTFTTIFDYKAQYNETSFNFLKRLSACYGQWLYFDGMRMQFGQLKNSKVKLINGASLHKFGIQTHLASHKTAFGAYDYNNAKQIVSSQPKTNQGSGDGFSRTALDRQASVAQPNLFVAAFTNQVKNASQIEEMVKLQTAGRDANSVFYTGVSYLPIGVGQIFIIQNETVEHELVAVEVIHHSEVHGNYTCEFKAIPADVSAPYYTNVEIFAKAENQPAIVIDNNDPESLGRVKVSFYWGTGSTKTEWIRVMQYYSGSSRGMYWRPEIGDEVLVSFENGNIDFPYVSGSHYNGQAKPEFFDSKNSIKGWKLRFGMLLKFVEKVGIWLSDPSGNEIHLDEENKNINATTPETFTIRAKNIVFEATESITVKAGTNILETAGINKTLQVGGIMDTQVIGSNLLHVKGDFHEQIDGDLHSETKQDRNTISHSDFTSLSQENAEFHSKNDIQNNSTEDTTQN, from the coding sequence ATGGCAAGATTTTCAGATCAGGTAAAAATAACTATCGATGACTTTAGCAAAAATGTTGTTTATTATGACTTAGGGATCACTCAAAAAATGATGGATCACCATTATTTCTCTTTTGTCTGGCAGCATGCGGCAGAAGCAGTTATTGATCCGCTAAAACAAGCCGCTGCAATTCGCAGATACCAGGGGCGGGAAGTTATTTTTACTTTTAAAAGCCTTACCGGAATCCAGTTAATGGCAAAAGGAATTATTACAAATCTCGAATCTTATGATGTCGGCGGAAGTCCGGGCGGACTTTATGTAAAAGGAATAAGCCATACTATACTGCTTGATGATTTAAAAAAAGCCCGAACATTTTTAGACCGTAACCTGCAGGAAATTGCGCTTGATATTTTTGCTAATGAAACTGCCGGCGAATTTTATAACAGAGAGGCAATAGCGCCTACTTTTACCACAATTTTTGATTACAAAGCGCAGTACAACGAAACAAGTTTTAACTTCCTGAAACGACTTTCCGCCTGTTACGGACAATGGCTGTATTTTGACGGAATGCGCATGCAGTTTGGGCAGCTCAAAAACAGTAAGGTAAAACTTATCAATGGAGCTTCACTGCATAAATTTGGTATTCAGACTCATTTAGCATCGCATAAAACAGCTTTTGGAGCTTATGATTATAATAATGCAAAACAAATTGTCAGTTCTCAGCCCAAAACAAATCAGGGAAGCGGTGACGGTTTTTCCAGAACAGCTTTAGACAGGCAGGCATCGGTCGCTCAGCCCAATTTGTTCGTTGCCGCTTTTACCAATCAGGTAAAAAATGCATCTCAAATAGAAGAAATGGTAAAACTGCAAACGGCAGGCAGAGATGCAAACAGTGTTTTTTATACAGGTGTTTCGTATCTGCCAATAGGAGTGGGACAGATTTTTATTATTCAAAACGAAACTGTCGAACATGAACTTGTAGCTGTAGAAGTTATACACCATTCTGAAGTTCACGGTAATTATACCTGTGAGTTCAAAGCGATTCCTGCCGATGTTTCGGCACCGTATTATACCAATGTAGAAATTTTTGCAAAAGCAGAAAACCAGCCCGCTATTGTAATAGACAACAATGATCCCGAAAGTTTAGGACGTGTAAAGGTCAGCTTTTACTGGGGAACAGGAAGCACAAAAACTGAATGGATTCGTGTGATGCAGTATTATTCCGGTTCTTCAAGAGGAATGTACTGGAGACCAGAAATTGGGGACGAAGTATTGGTAAGTTTTGAAAACGGCAACATTGACTTTCCTTATGTATCCGGTTCACACTACAACGGACAGGCAAAACCTGAGTTTTTTGACAGCAAAAACAGTATTAAAGGCTGGAAACTCCGTTTCGGGATGTTACTAAAATTTGTTGAAAAAGTAGGAATCTGGCTTTCTGACCCAAGCGGAAATGAAATTCATCTAGACGAAGAGAACAAAAACATAAACGCCACAACGCCGGAAACTTTTACCATTAGAGCAAAAAATATTGTTTTTGAGGCAACGGAAAGTATTACAGTAAAAGCCGGAACTAATATTCTCGAAACTGCGGGTATAAATAAAACTTTACAGGTTGGGGGGATTATGGATACTCAAGTTATAGGTAGTAATCTACTTCATGTAAAAGGAGACTTTCATGAACAAATTGACGGTGATCTCCATTCTGAGACAAAACAAGATAGAAATACAATAAGTCATTCTGACTTTACTTCGCTAAGTCAAGAAAATGCTGAATTTCACTCAAAAAATGATATTCAAAATAATAGTACCGAGGATACTACACAAAATTAA
- a CDS encoding CusA/CzcA family heavy metal efflux RND transporter, with amino-acid sequence MLNKIIQFSVKNKLVIGIFTLLWIIYGVFEVTRLPIDAVPDITNNQVQIITTAPSLGAEDVERLITFPIEQAISNIPQLKESRSISRFGLSLVTIVFSDDTDVYWARQQVTERLQKVEIPENASLPEMAPATTGLGEIYQYVLKPQPGFEKKYSLEDLRTIQDWTIRRQLLGTPGIADVATFGGKLKQYEIAVNPARLKAQNLTIKEVFTALSSNNENTGGAYIEKGPTVLYIRSVGLTRNIKDIQNIIVKNTQAGTPILIKDVAEVKMSSAIRYGALTTDDFGESVGGIVMMLKGENANNVIATVKKRVTEIEKILPEGLKIEPFLDRTKMVDNAIGTVEKNLIEGALIVVLVLVLFLGNLRAGFIVASVIPLAMLFAIIMMNTFGVSGNLMSLGALDFGLIVDGAVIIVEAILHHMHSAKKYKNVDSVSQEEMDKEVTGSAGRMMNAAVFGQIIILIVYLPILSLEGIEGKMFKPMAQTVAFAILGAFILSLTYVPMVSSLFISKKISHKPNFSDRIMAKLEIYYENWLSKALNVRKAIVVSAFVLFGIALILFARMGGEFIPQLEEGDFAVETRLLLGTNLSTTTETIQKISTELKNKYPEVEKVVSRIGSAEIPTDPMPIEGGDMIIVLKDKSEWTSASSFPEMADKMTETVKQIAPGVTTGFQFPVQMRFNELMTGAKQDLVCKIYGEDLNKLAEYAEKLGAISKTVSGATDLYVEKVTGMPQIVIDYEWAEMAKYGIYVSDINKTVNAAFAGAAAGSIYEGEKRFDMVVRVEDSGRKDISDVRNLLIATPSGMQIPLYQVASVKEVEGPNQIQREDAKRRIIVGFNVRGRDVQSIVEELQKKVETQIKFDPGYYITYGGTFENLQQAKSRLGVAVPAALFMILALLYFAFRSFKEGLIIFTAIPLSAIGGVFGLALRDMPFSISAGVGFIALFGVAVLNGIVLISEFNRIQKQGEVSDPFQIIIIGTKNRLRPVLMTAAVASLGFLPMALSNGAGAEVQRPLATVVIGGLITATLLTLFVLPSIYLMTFHTKVFSKKMKKHKIDKLTLLLIGLLVTASVQSQQKPISLEESLSKAIQYNKRIKASQLNEKSKEQLQKSAFDIPKTVVDADYGQFNSGVNDTRFGVSQTFAFPTVYAHQKKALKENYNSAKAQSQLTSQQIKSNVRNLFYEYIWLKSKKDLLTYADSIYRLMEQKASLRYKVGETNVLEKTASQSARQFYSNQLTMINKDLAITLNSFNAVLQDSTVYEPALNKIKNDFNFSVNEKSDVASLPQVQLSNHEAEAAKWKWRSEQAKMMPDITLGYNNLSIIGTQTNSAGQDVYYDSSHRFNYVNVGLSIPLFFSSQSARNKASKIEYENYKAQAETIKIETKAEISNAVSEMEKYKESLLYYENDGLKNASIIIDAANSQLENGDIDYLQWVMVINQAVTIKNEYLDMVNSYNKAVNTLRTLQNL; translated from the coding sequence ATGCTTAATAAAATCATTCAGTTCTCAGTTAAAAATAAACTGGTAATTGGGATCTTTACACTGCTGTGGATTATCTACGGTGTGTTTGAAGTAACCCGTTTACCAATTGATGCCGTTCCTGACATCACCAACAATCAGGTTCAGATTATTACAACCGCTCCGTCACTGGGCGCAGAAGATGTTGAACGTCTTATAACTTTCCCGATAGAACAAGCCATAAGCAATATACCGCAGTTAAAAGAAAGCCGCAGTATTTCGCGTTTCGGGCTTTCGCTTGTTACGATTGTTTTCTCAGATGATACCGATGTGTATTGGGCGCGCCAGCAGGTTACAGAGCGTTTGCAGAAAGTAGAAATTCCCGAAAATGCCAGTTTACCCGAAATGGCGCCTGCAACAACAGGTCTTGGTGAAATCTATCAGTATGTTTTAAAGCCTCAGCCCGGTTTTGAGAAAAAATATTCGCTTGAAGATTTACGAACAATCCAGGACTGGACTATTCGCAGACAGCTTTTAGGAACGCCCGGAATTGCTGATGTAGCCACTTTTGGAGGGAAATTGAAACAATATGAAATTGCAGTAAATCCAGCCCGGTTAAAAGCACAAAACCTGACTATAAAAGAAGTTTTTACCGCATTAAGCAGTAATAACGAAAACACAGGCGGTGCTTATATTGAAAAAGGCCCTACCGTATTATATATCCGAAGTGTCGGGCTTACCCGAAACATTAAAGATATACAGAATATCATTGTAAAAAACACGCAGGCCGGAACACCTATTTTAATAAAAGATGTTGCCGAAGTAAAAATGTCTTCGGCTATACGTTACGGCGCTTTAACAACCGATGATTTTGGAGAATCTGTAGGCGGGATTGTCATGATGTTAAAAGGCGAAAATGCCAATAATGTTATTGCAACCGTAAAAAAACGTGTTACAGAAATTGAAAAAATCCTGCCGGAAGGTTTAAAAATAGAACCTTTTCTGGATCGTACCAAAATGGTAGATAATGCGATTGGTACTGTAGAAAAAAATCTAATCGAAGGTGCATTGATTGTAGTTTTAGTTCTGGTGCTTTTTCTAGGAAATTTAAGAGCCGGATTTATTGTTGCATCTGTAATTCCGTTAGCGATGTTATTTGCCATTATTATGATGAATACTTTTGGCGTAAGCGGTAATTTAATGAGTCTTGGTGCGCTCGATTTCGGTTTAATTGTAGATGGAGCCGTAATTATTGTTGAAGCCATTCTGCACCACATGCACAGCGCTAAAAAGTATAAAAATGTCGATTCTGTTTCGCAGGAAGAAATGGATAAAGAAGTTACCGGATCAGCAGGGCGAATGATGAACGCGGCTGTTTTTGGGCAGATTATTATCCTGATCGTATATCTTCCAATATTATCATTAGAAGGAATTGAAGGGAAAATGTTCAAACCAATGGCACAGACAGTTGCTTTTGCTATTTTGGGTGCTTTTATACTATCATTGACGTATGTGCCAATGGTAAGTTCTTTATTCATCAGTAAAAAAATAAGTCATAAACCAAATTTCTCCGACAGGATTATGGCAAAACTGGAAATCTATTATGAAAACTGGCTTTCGAAAGCATTAAATGTTAGAAAAGCAATTGTAGTTTCTGCCTTTGTTTTATTCGGAATTGCTTTGATATTGTTTGCCAGAATGGGAGGAGAGTTTATCCCGCAGTTAGAAGAAGGCGATTTTGCAGTAGAAACCAGATTACTGCTGGGAACCAATCTTTCGACCACAACAGAAACCATTCAGAAAATATCAACTGAACTAAAAAATAAATATCCCGAAGTCGAAAAAGTAGTCTCAAGAATTGGAAGTGCCGAAATTCCAACCGATCCAATGCCAATTGAAGGCGGTGATATGATTATTGTACTGAAAGATAAATCAGAATGGACAAGCGCATCATCTTTCCCTGAAATGGCTGATAAAATGACCGAAACCGTTAAGCAGATTGCTCCTGGAGTTACAACAGGATTTCAGTTTCCGGTTCAAATGCGTTTTAACGAATTAATGACAGGAGCCAAACAGGATTTGGTATGCAAGATTTATGGGGAAGATTTAAATAAACTGGCGGAATATGCTGAGAAACTGGGAGCTATAAGTAAAACAGTTTCGGGTGCGACAGATTTATATGTTGAAAAAGTAACCGGAATGCCTCAAATTGTAATTGATTACGAATGGGCAGAAATGGCAAAATACGGCATTTATGTATCTGATATAAATAAAACCGTAAACGCCGCTTTTGCCGGAGCGGCAGCCGGAAGTATTTATGAAGGCGAAAAACGATTTGATATGGTCGTTAGAGTTGAAGACAGCGGCAGAAAAGATATTTCGGATGTTCGTAATTTATTAATTGCCACACCATCCGGAATGCAGATTCCGCTTTATCAGGTGGCTTCTGTAAAAGAAGTCGAAGGACCAAACCAAATACAGCGTGAAGATGCTAAACGCAGAATTATCGTTGGTTTTAATGTCCGCGGGCGCGACGTTCAGTCTATTGTAGAAGAATTACAGAAAAAAGTCGAAACGCAGATCAAATTTGATCCGGGTTATTATATTACTTACGGCGGAACGTTCGAAAATTTACAGCAGGCAAAATCAAGACTTGGCGTTGCTGTTCCTGCTGCTTTATTTATGATTTTGGCATTATTGTATTTTGCTTTTAGATCGTTTAAAGAAGGTTTGATCATTTTTACCGCAATTCCGTTATCGGCAATTGGAGGCGTTTTTGGACTGGCTTTGCGCGATATGCCTTTTAGTATTTCGGCTGGAGTTGGTTTTATAGCCCTTTTTGGAGTAGCGGTTTTAAATGGAATTGTGTTAATATCAGAGTTTAACCGAATTCAAAAACAAGGCGAAGTTTCAGATCCTTTTCAAATTATTATTATCGGTACCAAAAACCGACTTCGACCTGTATTAATGACGGCTGCTGTGGCATCTTTAGGATTTCTTCCAATGGCTTTAAGCAACGGAGCAGGAGCAGAAGTACAGCGTCCGCTGGCAACTGTTGTAATTGGCGGACTTATTACAGCAACACTTCTTACGCTGTTTGTTCTTCCGTCTATTTATTTAATGACGTTTCACACTAAAGTATTTTCTAAAAAAATGAAAAAACATAAAATAGATAAACTGACTTTATTGTTAATTGGTTTATTGGTTACAGCTTCGGTTCAATCACAGCAAAAGCCAATTTCTCTTGAAGAATCATTGTCAAAAGCAATTCAGTATAATAAAAGAATTAAGGCTTCACAATTGAATGAAAAATCAAAAGAACAGCTTCAAAAATCGGCTTTTGATATTCCAAAAACCGTTGTAGATGCAGATTACGGACAGTTTAACAGCGGCGTAAATGATACCCGTTTCGGAGTAAGCCAGACTTTTGCTTTTCCTACCGTTTATGCACATCAAAAAAAGGCTTTAAAAGAAAATTATAATTCGGCGAAAGCCCAGTCTCAATTGACTTCTCAGCAGATTAAATCAAATGTAAGAAACTTGTTTTACGAGTATATCTGGCTGAAAAGCAAAAAAGATTTATTGACTTATGCAGATTCTATTTATCGATTAATGGAACAGAAAGCATCGCTTCGCTATAAAGTGGGAGAAACGAATGTTTTAGAAAAAACCGCTTCGCAGTCGGCAAGACAGTTTTATTCAAATCAGCTTACAATGATTAATAAAGATCTGGCAATAACACTGAATTCGTTTAATGCCGTTCTTCAGGACAGCACAGTTTATGAACCAGCTTTGAATAAAATAAAAAATGATTTTAATTTTTCGGTAAATGAAAAATCAGATGTTGCTTCACTTCCTCAGGTACAGCTTTCGAATCATGAAGCCGAAGCCGCAAAATGGAAATGGAGATCAGAACAAGCCAAAATGATGCCTGATATTACTTTGGGTTATAACAATTTAAGCATTATAGGCACTCAGACTAATTCGGCCGGTCAGGATGTGTATTACGACAGCAGCCACAGGTTTAATTATGTAAATGTCGGACTTTCGATTCCGTTGTTTTTTTCCAGTCAGTCAGCACGAAACAAAGCATCAAAGATCGAATACGAAAATTACAAAGCACAGGCAGAAACTATTAAAATTGAAACCAAAGCAGAAATTAGTAATGCCGTAAGCGAGATGGAGAAATACAAAGAAAGTCTGCTGTATTATGAAAATGACGGACTTAAAAACGCTTCGATTATTATTGATGCGGCAAACAGCCAGCTTGAAAATGGAGATATTGATTATCTGCAATGGGTAATGGTTATCAATCAGGCTGTAACGATAAAAAACGAATATTTAGACATGGTTAACAGTTATAATAAGGCTGTTAATACTCTTCGAACTCTTCAAAATTTATAA
- a CDS encoding ATP-binding protein, whose translation MNIKDIVNRDLVTLTNCEHEPIHIPGSIQPHGFLIGLDSDLKIDFCTANISLFVDLQHTDILGKNFTAIFGSKQQKQILDYINEDKIQNVFPLEINLLGKSFQVSIHKSYDIYVLEAELKFADREKLADVYTQTIQFVTQMNNTTSLKDLCALVAEGTREITGYDRVMIYKFDELYNGEVFAESCREDLEPFLGLHYPHTDIPVQARELYIKNQLRLIVDINYKPVPIFTIDDNKENKNLDLSLSILRSTSPIHVEYLKNMGVGATLTISLIHHDRLWGLIACHHYSKKNISPEIRLAAKLQGQFITSQIDIRQSNDENVSAQRASLALEELTSLELPLSDDSLETIVNTQEILNLCNASGVSVSTKDKIYKSTLAPSDDYIRTLTEQITKQIQDKTFVTNKLSDYFSEIERCPDFAGILYHSLDSHSHIIWYRPETISEINWGGDPEKAIVKDNNGLHPRNSFNIWKQIIKNQSNTWKQYEINTAIRYSHTLHNHLMLIMLSKEEEKYRTQSEVLKETNSELENINWISTHDLQEPLRKIQMITSKMLTELDVIPLESIHSSLVRVSKSAGRMRILLEDILKFTRIKNTRDVLQKVDLNQILKTTTAEMKENIKESKAVIQSENLPEVYAVSFLMRQLFSNLIQNSLKYASPDRSPVIKITASQEPELFGHLNKIYCHWVNFSDNGIGFEQQYAETIFKVFSRLHNQDEYTGSGVGLALCKKIMQTVGGNIEAVGKVGEGTEIKIYFPCDPEETLL comes from the coding sequence ATGAATATTAAAGATATAGTCAATCGCGATCTTGTTACCTTAACCAATTGTGAACACGAACCCATACATATCCCGGGAAGTATCCAGCCTCACGGTTTTTTGATAGGTCTTGATTCTGATTTGAAAATAGATTTCTGCACAGCAAATATTTCTTTATTTGTCGATTTACAGCATACCGATATTTTAGGGAAAAATTTTACAGCTATTTTTGGTTCAAAACAGCAAAAACAAATTCTTGATTATATCAATGAAGATAAAATTCAGAATGTATTTCCTTTAGAAATTAATTTATTAGGAAAGTCATTTCAGGTCAGCATACATAAAAGTTATGATATTTATGTGCTGGAAGCAGAACTCAAATTTGCCGACAGAGAAAAACTGGCCGATGTTTACACACAAACGATTCAGTTTGTGACCCAAATGAATAATACAACTTCGCTTAAAGACTTGTGCGCGCTGGTTGCAGAAGGAACACGGGAAATTACAGGTTATGACCGTGTAATGATCTATAAGTTTGACGAGCTGTATAATGGTGAAGTATTTGCCGAAAGCTGCCGTGAAGATCTTGAACCATTTTTGGGGCTGCATTATCCGCATACTGATATTCCGGTTCAGGCCAGAGAATTGTATATCAAAAATCAGCTTCGATTAATTGTAGATATTAATTATAAACCCGTTCCAATATTTACGATTGATGATAATAAAGAAAATAAAAATCTCGATTTAAGCCTTTCTATATTAAGAAGTACGTCTCCAATTCACGTAGAATATTTAAAAAATATGGGAGTTGGCGCAACACTTACCATTTCGCTTATTCATCACGACAGACTTTGGGGATTAATTGCCTGTCATCATTATTCTAAAAAGAATATTTCGCCGGAAATTAGACTGGCAGCAAAACTTCAGGGACAGTTTATAACTTCTCAAATTGATATCAGGCAATCAAATGATGAGAATGTAAGCGCGCAAAGAGCATCTTTAGCTCTTGAAGAATTAACGAGTTTAGAACTGCCGCTTTCAGATGACTCATTAGAAACGATTGTCAATACTCAGGAAATTTTAAATTTATGCAATGCCTCTGGTGTATCTGTTTCAACAAAGGATAAAATTTATAAAAGTACTTTAGCACCTTCTGATGATTATATCAGAACCTTAACAGAGCAGATTACCAAACAAATACAGGATAAAACTTTTGTTACCAATAAGCTGAGCGATTATTTTTCTGAAATAGAACGCTGTCCTGATTTTGCAGGTATTTTGTATCATTCTCTAGACAGTCACAGCCATATTATTTGGTACAGACCCGAAACAATATCTGAAATTAATTGGGGAGGAGATCCGGAAAAAGCGATTGTAAAAGACAATAACGGACTGCATCCTCGAAATTCATTTAATATTTGGAAACAGATTATAAAAAACCAGAGCAATACCTGGAAACAATATGAAATAAACACGGCAATACGCTATTCGCATACGCTTCACAATCATTTAATGCTGATAATGCTCAGCAAGGAAGAAGAAAAATATCGTACGCAGAGTGAGGTATTGAAAGAAACCAATTCAGAACTTGAAAACATCAACTGGATTAGTACACACGATTTACAGGAACCCCTGCGTAAAATTCAGATGATTACTTCAAAAATGCTTACTGAACTTGATGTTATTCCTCTGGAATCTATTCACAGCTCATTAGTAAGAGTATCAAAATCAGCAGGCAGAATGAGAATTCTGCTCGAAGACATTTTAAAATTTACCAGAATAAAAAACACCAGAGATGTACTGCAAAAAGTAGATTTAAATCAAATTTTAAAAACTACAACGGCAGAAATGAAAGAAAACATCAAAGAAAGCAAAGCGGTAATACAAAGCGAAAACCTTCCGGAAGTTTATGCCGTAAGTTTTTTAATGAGACAGCTGTTTTCAAACCTCATTCAAAATTCGCTAAAATATGCATCGCCGGACAGATCTCCGGTTATTAAAATCACAGCTTCTCAGGAACCTGAGCTGTTTGGGCATTTAAACAAAATTTACTGCCATTGGGTTAATTTTTCAGATAACGGGATTGGTTTTGAACAACAATATGCCGAAACGATTTTTAAAGTTTTCTCCAGACTTCATAATCAGGATGAATATACCGGTTCTGGAGTAGGTCTGGCTTTATGTAAAAAAATCATGCAGACCGTTGGAGGTAATATTGAAGCTGTTGGAAAAGTAGGAGAAGGGACCGAAATAAAAATTTATTTTCCGTGTGACCCGGAAGAAACTCTTTTGTAA
- a CDS encoding phytanoyl-CoA dioxygenase family protein: MPWTILEKLWKRSLQPVKITAADTSQTWDLEIKTLYELGISMEDTLQFLYFEKPDFETFKTWITSRQKKTTLVDEDSLEDVLSEKDLQFWNENGYVIVKNAISKSDCEAAQKAIWEYLEMEPDNNETWYKRHPDQKGLMLNFSDHETLNKNRFSPRIKKAYEQLYNSKNIYKTIDKVSFNPPENESFSFLGSGLHWDTSLKQPIVFGLQGLLYLTDCGPDDGAFHCVPGFHTKINDWLNNLEPDEDPRQKALLTLKPEPVIGNTGDFIIWDSTLPHCATPNKGKNPRMVQYLTYLPGNYDASGEWI; this comes from the coding sequence ATGCCTTGGACTATTCTTGAAAAACTATGGAAACGTTCTTTACAGCCAGTAAAAATTACTGCTGCCGACACTTCTCAAACCTGGGATCTGGAAATTAAGACTTTATATGAGCTGGGTATAAGCATGGAAGATACTCTGCAGTTTTTGTATTTTGAAAAACCTGATTTTGAAACTTTTAAAACATGGATTACCAGCAGGCAAAAGAAAACAACCTTAGTTGATGAAGACTCCTTAGAAGATGTTCTTTCTGAAAAGGATCTTCAATTTTGGAATGAAAACGGTTATGTAATCGTAAAAAATGCTATTTCAAAAAGTGACTGTGAAGCGGCTCAAAAAGCTATTTGGGAATACTTGGAAATGGAACCTGATAATAACGAAACCTGGTATAAGAGACATCCGGATCAAAAAGGTTTAATGCTTAATTTTTCTGATCACGAAACTTTAAATAAAAACCGATTTTCTCCCAGAATAAAAAAAGCGTATGAACAGCTTTACAATTCAAAGAATATTTATAAAACTATTGACAAAGTAAGTTTTAATCCGCCTGAAAATGAAAGTTTTAGTTTTTTAGGAAGCGGACTTCATTGGGATACGAGTTTAAAACAGCCTATTGTTTTTGGACTTCAGGGACTGCTTTATCTTACGGACTGCGGCCCGGATGATGGTGCTTTTCATTGTGTGCCAGGTTTTCATACTAAAATAAATGACTGGCTGAATAATCTGGAACCCGATGAAGATCCGAGACAGAAAGCTCTTCTAACACTAAAACCGGAACCTGTAATTGGCAATACTGGCGATTTTATAATCTGGGACAGTACTTTACCGCATTGTGCAACGCCAAATAAAGGCAAGAACCCCAGAATGGTACAGTATCTTACTTATTTACCCGGTAATTATGATGCTTCGGGAGAATGGATATAA
- a CDS encoding efflux RND transporter periplasmic adaptor subunit has protein sequence MKTYITAVLCLVLMISCKSDKKEEQKTEVQKQENTIELSDSQVKNARLATGNPEEKNVKGILELQGTVTVPPKSVVSVSIPLGGYIKKTDLMAGMHVRKGQLLAVVEDMQYIQLQQDYLTAKEKYQLSQSEYNRQKELNAKKASSDKLFEQTAAEMQTQRIYMASLAQKLSLSGINVKTLSASNISKTVSVLSPITGLVSKVNVNVGKYISPTDMLFELMETSDVVLVMNAFEKDVHLLSVGQTVSVFTNADPSKKYAAKIAYINQSLNGDRAAEVVCKLNAYNNALIPGLFINAEAEFENEKTLTVPEDAIVKWQNKFYVFSNTENQKYKMIPVETGSSSNGYRQIKSSLIDKSSKIVVKNAYTLLMTFMNGGDN, from the coding sequence ATGAAAACTTATATAACAGCTGTTTTATGTCTTGTTTTGATGATATCATGCAAAAGTGATAAAAAAGAAGAACAAAAAACTGAAGTACAAAAACAGGAAAACACAATTGAGTTAAGCGATTCGCAGGTAAAAAACGCCAGATTGGCAACAGGAAATCCTGAGGAGAAAAATGTAAAAGGAATTTTAGAACTGCAGGGAACCGTTACGGTGCCTCCCAAAAGTGTAGTGAGCGTAAGTATTCCGTTAGGCGGCTACATTAAAAAAACCGATTTAATGGCCGGAATGCATGTTAGAAAAGGGCAGTTATTGGCTGTAGTGGAAGATATGCAGTACATTCAGCTGCAGCAGGATTATTTAACTGCAAAAGAAAAATACCAGCTGTCTCAAAGTGAATATAACAGACAAAAAGAATTGAATGCAAAAAAAGCAAGCAGTGATAAATTGTTTGAACAAACTGCTGCAGAAATGCAGACACAGCGTATTTATATGGCATCGCTTGCACAAAAACTTTCTTTGTCAGGAATTAATGTAAAAACATTATCGGCATCTAATATCAGTAAAACGGTTTCGGTTCTTTCGCCCATAACCGGTTTGGTTTCTAAAGTAAATGTAAACGTTGGAAAATATATTTCTCCTACTGATATGCTTTTTGAATTAATGGAAACCAGCGATGTAGTTTTGGTTATGAATGCTTTTGAAAAAGATGTTCATCTGCTTTCTGTTGGGCAGACTGTTTCTGTTTTTACCAATGCCGATCCTTCAAAAAAATATGCAGCAAAAATTGCCTACATCAATCAAAGTCTTAACGGAGACCGTGCCGCCGAAGTTGTCTGTAAATTGAATGCATACAACAATGCATTAATTCCCGGTTTATTTATTAATGCCGAAGCTGAATTTGAAAACGAAAAAACGCTTACAGTTCCGGAAGATGCAATTGTAAAATGGCAGAATAAGTTTTATGTTTTTTCAAATACTGAAAACCAAAAATACAAAATGATTCCGGTAGAAACGGGAAGTTCTAGTAATGGATACCGACAGATTAAATCATCTTTAATAGATAAATCCTCAAAAATTGTAGTCAAAAATGCTTACACGCTTTTAATGACCTTTATGAATGGAGGCGATAATTAA